The Pseudomonadota bacterium sequence TGTCATGGAAAGGGGAAGCACCCCTTGGTGCTTCGGCGCGACGTCGTCACCCTCTCGAAACTTGCCGATCTGGTCGTGGTCGGGATCGGCTCCGAGCAGTTCATGCACGAGCAGAGGCGGGAGCGCGAGGGCAAGGACCAGCCCTTCGCTCTCGATAGGAAGCAGTATGGCCTCATCAACTCGATTCGAACCCGCAACAAAAACGTCGTTGTCGTCGTCTTGACCGGAACCGGAATCCACATGGCCCCGTTTGCCGACAGGGTGCCTGCCATCGTTCAGGCGTTTTTCC is a genomic window containing:
- a CDS encoding glycoside hydrolase family 3 C-terminal domain-containing protein; protein product: MGRVSQCHGKGKHPLVLRRDVVTLSKLADLVVVGIGSEQFMHEQRREREGKDQPFALDRKQYGLINSIRTRNKNVVVVVLTGTGIHMAPFADRVPAIVQAFFPGEHGGKPIAEVLLGKVSPSGKLPFTLGRRPEDHHWFGNYLPDGAQLYELSRYGRGSQETEWKAHYREG